Proteins encoded together in one Microplitis mediator isolate UGA2020A chromosome 7, iyMicMedi2.1, whole genome shotgun sequence window:
- the LOC130672077 gene encoding ribosome biogenesis protein BMS1 homolog, producing MSSEPADLVHKSHREHKSGRKAEKKKLKKEKKSNDVTERPKNPKAFTFNSAIGAERRFRRKQDLDTKKTHIPLVDRTPLEPPPILVAVVGPPKVGKSLLIQCLIKNYTRQPLSNIQGPVTVVSGKKRRITFMECNNDINSMIDIAKVADLVLLLIDASFGFEMEIFEFLNICQVHGMPRIMGVLTHLDLFSNNRQLRKAKKTLKQRFWTEVYAGAKLFYLSGQVHNEYLRNEVKNLGRFISVMKFRPLTWRSSHPYLIADRVEDITPAENIRQNRKVDRTVCFYGFMRGVPLIKESSVHIPGAGDMRIKDVSFLPDPCPLPDQIKKRALIEKERLIYAPFSGVGGIVYDKDAVYVELGGSHSHKEEDEGLISGLIDTAGTLDEKLEKSELKLFSETRGIMSKEVDDVFAKGQENVFDNGRIRRKVIFDDDVDDDQDDDDDDDDGDDDDEEDEKSGDEINEDKKAGSHLNTINEEDDDDNDDDDEKSIDKNSIKKKNNQEDDDDDDEDDDDDDEDEDGKLIDKNSLKRKNNQEDDDDNDDDDDSGDDDDDDDEEKIKISDKKLTNESNNKKIKIDEDDLEEELAELRAQNNKSGKKNSGEEDHSVYKELKNNPAREVKNKIAETLKSLEGNKSGESDNEEEEDEESFDELSDNDLNGSIEEMEVEKEGNWTRTAEKAREEFLNRQQSNVNLMKIVYSVEQKKENDADDDGEEELGGIFRVVTEKQKKKLEERELKNQEDTVYFSGQQPRDWLSEDNKSLIVDRFVTGKWKESEDAAELLKLNNLREDEDEEVYGDFEDLETGEKFQAKPQGESAPREMNSAEVEDRHKLIEKKRKLKQQFDAEYDNAESKSYYDELKQEVEKQAQLNKSEFEDLDDEMRVQLEGFRPGMYVRVEIESVPCELITNLDPTYPLILGGLLHGEENIGFVQTKLKKHRWYSKILKTRDPVILSVGWRRFQTLPIYSKLEDNMRHRMLKYTPEHVACMGHFWGPITPQGTGVLAVQDVATRIPGFRIAATGSVVELDKSTRVVKKLKLTGEPRKIFKKTAFIQGMFNSSLEVARFEGAKVKTVSGIRGQIKKAVSDPPGCFRATFEDKIQLSDIVFCRTWFKVDVPKFYNPVTSLLLPPSEKNQWRGMKTTGQLKRENNIQAQPEEVKDSLYTPIQREKKVFKPLVVPKNLQKALPYRDKPKLQPLAVNHKPQYSERRVAVVRSKDEENRIDMIKRIRTLYRHKQEKDKEETKKRMSEYQKRVEAEQMRKLKKQRELKKEIHRTLSKMDAKDKKKRGN from the exons atgtccAGTGAACCCGCGGATCTGGTCCACAAGAGCCATCGCGAGCACAAATCCGGTCGGAAAGCAGAAAAAAAGAAGctcaagaaagaaaaaaaatcaaatgatGTCACCGAGCGACCCAAGAACCCCAAAGCCTTCACCTTCAACTCGGCGATCGGTGCCGAGAGACGTTTCCGTCGAAAGCAGGACCTGGACACCAAGAAGACCCACATTCCTCTGGTGGACAGAACTCCTCTCGAGCCGCCTCCGATCCTCGTCGCCGTGGTCGGGCCACCCAAAGTTGGTAAGTCTCTGCTGATTCAATgtctcattaaaaattacacccgGCAGCCGCTGAGCAACATCCAGGGTCCAGTGACCGTCGTCTCCGGGAAAAAACGTCGCATCACTTTCATGGAGTGCAACAACGACATCAACAGCATGATTGACATCGCGAAAGTAGCCGACCTCGTGTTGCTGCTCATCGACGCCTCCTTTGGATTCGAGATGGAGATCTTCGAGTTCCTGAACATCTGCCAGGTCCACGGGATGCCCAGAATAATGGGTGTCCTCACTCACCTGGATTTGTTCAGCAACAATCGCCAGCTGAGGAAAGCCAAGAAGACTTTGAAGCAGCGGTTCTGGACTGAAGTCTACGCCGGagctaaattattttatttatccggTCAAGTTCACAACGAGTATTTACGTAACGAAGTTAAAAATCTTGGTCGGTTCATTTCTGTTATGAAGTTCCGACCATTGACCTGGCGCTCAAGTCATCCCTACTTGATCGCAGACCGAGTCGAAGACATCACTCCTGCTGAGAACATCAGACAGAACAGAAAAGTTGACAGAACTGTTTGCTTCTACGGGTTCATGAGAGGAGTCCCGCTGATAAAGGAGTCCTCGGTCCACATACCTGGTGCGGGTGACATGAGGATCAAGGATGTCAGCTTCCTGCCGGACCCTTGTCCTCTGCCGGACCAGATCAAAAAGCGCGCGCTGATTGAAAAAGAACGACTCATCTACGCGCCTTTTTCGGGGGTCGGTGGGATCGTTTATGACAAGGATGCGGTCTATGTTGAACTCGGTGGCAGTCACTCACATAAGGAAGAGGACGAGGGGCTGATCAGTGGACTGATTGACACCGCTGGCACTCTGGATGAGAAGCTGGAGAAGAGTGAGCTCAAGTTGTTCAGCGAAACCCGGGGTATCATGTCCAAGGAAGTCGATGATGTCTTTGCTAAAGGCCAGGAAAATGTTTTTGATAATGGGAGAATTAGGAGGAAAGTTATTTTTGATGATGATGTTGATGATGAtcaagatgatgatgatgatgatgatgatggtgatgatgatgatgaggaaGATGAAAAATCAGGTGatgaaataaatgaagataaaaaagcTGGAAgtcatttaaatacaattaatgaagaagatgatgatgataatgatgatgatgatgaaaaatcaattgataaaaattctataaagaaaaaaaataatcaagaagatgacgatgatgatgatgaagatgatgacgatgatgatgaagatgaagatggaaaattaattgataaaaattctttgaagagaaaaaataatcaggAAGATGATGacgataatgatgatgatgatgatagtggtgatgatgatgatgatgatgatgaagaaaaaataaaaatttcag ataaaaaattgacgaatgaaagtaataataaaaaaataaaaattgatgaagATGATTTAGAAGAAGAATTAGCAGAACTCAGagcacaaaataataaaagcggtaaaaaaaatagcggTGAAGAAGATCATTCAGTTTATaaagaactgaaaaataatccagcgcgagaagttaaaaataaaatcgcgGAAACATTGAAGAGCTTGGAGGGAAATAAATCTGGAGAAAGTGATAATGAGGAGGAGGAAGATGAGGAGAGTTTTGATGAACTGAGTGATAATGATTTGAATGGATCGATTGAAGAGATGGAGGTTGAAAAGGAGGGAAATTGGACACGAACGGCGGAGAAGGCGCGGgaggaatttttaaatagacaGCAGAGCAACGTCAATCTTATGAAAATTGTTTATTCGGTCGAGCAGAAGAAGGAGAATGATGCTGATGACGATGGTGAAGAAGAACTCGGGGGAATATTCCGGGTAGTGACGGAGAAGCAGAAGAAGAAACTCGAAGAGCGCGAGCTGAAGAACCAGGAGGACACTGTTTACTTCAGCGGGCAACAGCCAAGGGATTGGTTGAGCGAAGACAACAAGTCGCTGATCGTCGACAGGTTCGTTACTGGCAAGTGGAAGGAGTCAGAGGACGCCGCTGAGCTTCTGAAACTCAACAACTTGCGGGAGGACGAGGACGAGGAAGTCTACGGGGACTTTGAGGATCTGGAGACTGGAGAAAAGTTCCAAGCTAAACCTCAAGGCGAATCCGCGCCTAGAGAAATGAACTCAGCGGAGGTGGAAGACCGACATAAACTGATCGAGAAGAAGCGGAAGCTCAAGCAGCAGTTTGACGCCGAGTATGACAACGCCGAGAGCAAAAGTTACTACGATGAGTTGAAGCAGGAGGTGGAGAAGCAGGCCCAGCTCAATAAGTCCGAGTTCGAGGACCTGGACGACGAGATGCGAGTTCAGTTGGAGGGATTCCGACCTGGCATGTATGTCAGAGTTGAGATCGAGTCGGTGCCTTGCGAGCTGATCACCAATCTGGATCCCACGTACCCTCTGATCCTCGGAGGTCTGCTCCATGGTGAAGAGAACATCGGGTTTGTCCAGACCAAGCTGAAGAAACATCGGTGGTACTCGAAGATCCTCAAAACCCGGGATCCAGTTATTCTGTCCGTTGGTTGGAGAAGGTTCCAAACTCTTCCGATTTATTCGAAACTCGAGGACAACATGAGACATCGCATGCTCAAGTACACGCCAGAGCACGTCGCCTGCATGGGACACTTCTGGGGACCGATTACTCCTCAAGGTACTGGAGTTCTTGCTGTCCAAGATGTCGCCACCAGAATTCCag GCTTCAGAATAGCAGCAACTGGTTCCGTTGTCGAGTTGGACAAGAGTACGCGGGTcgtaaaaaagttgaaattgaCCGGagagccaagaaaaatatttaaaaagacaGCATTCATCCAGGGAATGTTCAATTCGAGTCTCGAAGTCGCAAGATTTGAAGGAGCGAAAGTTAAAACGGTCTCCGGTATCCGGGGGCAGATTAAGAAGGCAGTTTCAGACCCACCGGGTTGTTTCCGTGCGACCTTCGAGGACAAGATCCAGCTGAGTGACATCGTTTTCTGCCGGACCTGGTTCAAAGTCGAcgtcccaaaattttataacccCGTGACCTCGCTCCTGCTGCCTCCGAGCGAAAAGAACCAGTGGCGCGGAATGAAGACCACGGGCCAGCTCAAGCGGGAGAACAACATCCAGGCTCAGCCCGAAGAAGTCAAGGACTCGCTCTACACTCCGATCCAACGGGAGAAGAAGGTCTTCAAGCCGCTGGTCGTTCCCAAAAATCTACAGAAGGCGCTTCCTTACCGCGACAAACCAAAACTCCAACCCCTGGCTGTCAACCACAAGCCCCAGTATTCAGAGCGACGTGTCGCCGTCGTCAGGAGCAAGGACGAGGAGAACAGAATCGACATGATAAAGAGAATACGAACTCTGTATAGGCACAAGCAGGAGAAAGACAAAGAGGAGACCAAGAAACGTATGTCCGAGTATCAAAAACGCGTGGAGGCCGAGCAGATGCGGAAGCTCAAGAAGCAGCGGGAGTTGAAGAAGGAAATCCACAGGACTCTCAGTAAAATGGACGCTAAAGACAAAAAGAAGAgaggaaattaa